The following proteins are co-located in the Fusobacteria bacterium ZRK30 genome:
- a CDS encoding DUF642 domain-containing protein, translated as MDNTYSSNPYKKNLGFTMIELLIVIGIIGLLATTLVPKLRKELAKGKVAKVQHKLGLIRSKLSIDSNFTDEFPNLGSNDVNLLNQFDIHPTEAFSDNNGSHGDTDRVVGIRDNTGGWFYNRTKGEIYANLPNGAYTYDKVYEIWKEEGFVTLEDLQNLEDVGDTAAMAVDDDGKYINNPSFETLPRSVNTWSLFNEDEIEHWQTTATDKKIEVWKDGFQGVNAVDGDYFLELNANQVASLYQDVVTIPGTTLVWSVSHRGRTGTDTASLSVGGPDSNLDIQETMTTGNSGWVTYTQEYVVPEGQTVTRFSLDSIDSASSSLSVGNLIDNFTVKVKLDN; from the coding sequence ATGGATAACACCTATTCTTCAAACCCCTATAAAAAAAATCTTGGTTTTACCATGATAGAACTATTGATAGTAATAGGAATAATAGGATTATTAGCTACTACCCTTGTACCAAAGCTCAGAAAAGAACTGGCCAAAGGCAAGGTCGCAAAGGTACAGCATAAGTTAGGTTTAATTAGGTCAAAACTCTCCATCGACAGCAACTTTACCGATGAATTTCCTAACCTGGGTTCCAACGATGTGAATTTACTGAATCAATTTGACATTCATCCTACTGAAGCATTTTCAGATAATAATGGTTCTCATGGTGATACAGATAGAGTTGTTGGAATAAGAGATAATACAGGAGGATGGTTTTATAATCGAACTAAGGGTGAAATCTATGCCAACCTTCCTAACGGGGCATATACCTACGACAAAGTATATGAAATCTGGAAAGAAGAAGGTTTTGTAACCTTAGAGGATCTTCAAAATTTAGAGGATGTAGGAGATACTGCAGCTATGGCAGTTGATGACGATGGAAAATATATAAATAATCCAAGTTTTGAAACACTTCCTAGATCTGTTAATACGTGGAGTCTTTTTAATGAAGACGAGATTGAACATTGGCAGACTACTGCTACAGATAAAAAAATAGAAGTATGGAAAGACGGCTTTCAAGGAGTAAATGCTGTGGATGGAGATTATTTTCTAGAATTAAATGCAAACCAGGTTGCTTCTTTATATCAGGATGTTGTTACCATCCCTGGGACTACTTTAGTGTGGTCTGTCAGCCATAGGGGAAGAACGGGAACAGATACTGCTTCATTAAGTGTAGGCGGTCCTGACAGTAATCTAGATATCCAGGAAACTATGACAACTGGAAATAGCGGATGGGTAACCTATACTCAGGAGTACGTAGTTCCTGAAGGACAAACAGTTACCAGATTCTCTTTGGATTCTATTGACTCAGCAAGCAGCAGCCTGTCGGTAGGAAATCTAATCGATAATTTTACTGTAAAAGTTAAACTGGATAATTAA
- a CDS encoding DEAD/DEAH box helicase has translation MYTFKDLGIKREFVDSLKKNGIKTPTPIQEMSIEAILDKKDIIAEAPTGTGKTLAFLLPMMNLMQSNNSGIQGVIISPTRELAIQISEEAQKINCNKINILTIYGGKEYSKQLKEAKGSVDLIVATPGRLVDFINQGLIKLNTLKTLVLDEVDQTLLMGFQKEVEIILNKSNKKRQTLCYSATLSSQVKKIAYRITKDPLVVNVEDENKNDKMKKYLVETTDRWKIDALATILNRTNPFMAIIFCRTKARVDKIEAKLEERGYNVQKLHSDIPQIKREKIIKSFKKAEIQYLVATDVASRGLDITGVTHIFNVDIPEKAETYIHRIGRTARAGEEGETYLFVDPKDRRVLGEIESLLGKPLERVEYDGAKDVVNTNDSLKKKYNKKIKTRSGERK, from the coding sequence ATGTATACATTTAAAGATTTAGGAATAAAGAGGGAATTTGTGGATTCTCTGAAAAAAAACGGAATCAAAACTCCTACTCCCATACAGGAGATGAGCATAGAGGCAATACTAGATAAAAAAGATATAATAGCAGAAGCACCTACAGGAACAGGAAAAACTTTAGCTTTCCTTCTGCCTATGATGAATCTGATGCAGTCTAATAATAGCGGTATCCAGGGGGTTATTATAAGTCCCACAAGGGAATTAGCTATACAAATATCGGAAGAAGCCCAAAAGATAAACTGTAATAAGATCAATATCCTAACTATCTATGGAGGAAAGGAATATTCTAAGCAGCTGAAAGAGGCAAAGGGTTCAGTAGACCTTATAGTTGCTACACCGGGAAGGTTGGTAGACTTTATCAACCAGGGATTGATAAAACTAAATACTTTAAAAACATTGGTCTTAGATGAAGTAGACCAAACACTTCTTATGGGATTTCAAAAAGAAGTGGAAATAATCTTGAATAAGAGTAATAAAAAAAGACAGACTTTGTGCTACTCAGCTACTCTTAGTAGTCAGGTAAAAAAAATAGCATATAGGATTACAAAAGACCCTCTAGTGGTAAATGTAGAGGATGAAAATAAAAATGACAAGATGAAAAAATATTTGGTAGAAACTACAGACAGATGGAAAATAGATGCTCTTGCGACTATTTTAAATAGAACTAATCCTTTTATGGCTATTATATTTTGTAGAACCAAAGCCAGAGTAGATAAGATAGAGGCTAAGTTGGAGGAGAGAGGTTACAATGTACAAAAATTACATAGTGACATACCTCAGATTAAAAGGGAAAAAATTATAAAGTCATTTAAAAAAGCTGAGATACAATATTTGGTAGCCACAGATGTTGCATCCCGTGGACTGGATATCACAGGAGTAACCCATATATTTAATGTAGATATACCGGAAAAAGCTGAAACATATATTCATCGTATAGGACGGACTGCCAGAGCAGGAGAAGAGGGAGAAACATATCTATTTGTAGATCCAAAAGACAGAAGAGTATTAGGAGAGATCGAATCACTCTTGGGAAAACCATTGGAGAGAGTGGAGTATGATGGAGCAAAAGATGTGGTGAATACAAATGATTCCCTTAAAAAGAAATATAATAAAAAAATAAAAACAAGAAGCGGGGAAAGAAAATAA
- a CDS encoding HD domain-containing protein, producing MKESFTINLGNLLLSLSESIDMANQNSPQHQLRTAFIALELARYLNLDEVTIENIFIASLLHDIGKKINSEESIDYELQCIRGELFVQRVPILKDAAKIIRYHYLDWKDWKGNIDKPLTISSQIILLANFVDMMISRDRYILHQVENIWKELARLEDEILNSKVVGGFKEISTKEEFWFDLTSYRLYSILLHEGPLKKKEVNLNELASMGDLFKDVIDFKSKYTVTHTTGVSACSEMLGNLFGLTELEIKVLRIAANFHDLGKLIVPNSILEKKGELTKEEFEIVKSHPYYTYQILNSIGGLHQIVQWASYHHEKLDGSGYPFHRVAKDLDTGARIIAVSDIFISRMERKSYRNEMGKDKIFEIMKKMGRNNFIDMKFVDLLFDNYQIIVNYIHIKQEKTLDFYRNYMEHTWKEDDLY from the coding sequence TTGAAGGAGAGTTTTACAATTAATCTAGGTAATTTGCTATTATCTCTATCGGAATCTATAGATATGGCAAATCAAAATTCACCGCAGCATCAATTGAGGACAGCTTTTATTGCGTTAGAATTAGCAAGATACCTTAATTTAGATGAAGTAACTATAGAAAATATATTTATAGCTTCTTTACTGCATGATATTGGGAAAAAAATTAATTCAGAGGAAAGTATAGACTATGAATTGCAGTGTATAAGGGGGGAATTATTTGTCCAGAGGGTACCCATATTAAAAGATGCTGCCAAGATTATAAGATATCATTATTTAGATTGGAAAGACTGGAAGGGAAATATCGATAAACCATTGACTATATCTTCACAGATTATCCTCCTTGCTAACTTTGTAGATATGATGATCAGCAGAGACAGGTATATCCTCCATCAGGTAGAAAATATATGGAAAGAACTGGCTAGATTAGAGGATGAAATATTAAACAGCAAAGTAGTAGGAGGATTTAAAGAGATCTCAACCAAGGAGGAGTTCTGGTTTGATCTGACATCTTATAGATTATATTCTATCCTTTTGCATGAAGGGCCTCTAAAGAAAAAAGAAGTTAACTTAAATGAACTTGCCAGTATGGGTGATCTTTTTAAAGATGTGATTGATTTTAAATCAAAATATACAGTAACTCATACTACAGGAGTATCAGCTTGTTCTGAGATGCTGGGGAATTTATTTGGTCTCACAGAGTTAGAGATCAAGGTGTTGAGGATAGCTGCTAATTTTCATGATTTAGGAAAGCTGATAGTTCCAAACAGTATCCTGGAAAAGAAAGGTGAACTCACCAAAGAAGAATTTGAAATTGTTAAAAGTCATCCCTACTATACCTATCAGATTTTAAATTCTATAGGGGGACTGCATCAGATAGTACAGTGGGCATCCTACCACCATGAAAAATTGGATGGAAGCGGGTATCCGTTTCATCGTGTAGCTAAAGATTTAGATACAGGAGCTAGAATTATCGCAGTCTCAGATATATTTATTTCCAGGATGGAGAGAAAATCATATAGAAATGAGATGGGAAAAGATAAAATATTTGAAATAATGAAAAAAATGGGGCGGAACAATTTTATAGATATGAAGTTTGTAGATCTATTATTTGATAATTATCAGATAATAGTAAACTATATACATATTAAACAGGAAAAAACTTTGGATTTTTATAGAAATTATATGGAACATACCTGGAAAGAAGACGATCTATATTAA
- a CDS encoding leucine dehydrogenase produces the protein MKIFDYMEKFGHEQLVFFHDKATKLKGITGIHDTTLGPALGGTRLWNYATEDEATEDVLRLSRGMTYKAACAGLNLGGGKTVLIGDPKKVKSEAYFRGLGRFVQSLNGRYITAEDVNTSTKDMLFLSMETDHVVGLPGKSGNPSPVTAWGVFAGLKATLKETFGSDSVADKTFAVQGAGQTGYFLIKYLLGYDFLTDTYTEEKAKKIYFTEVNEEHIARMKAEHPEVEFVAPDDIYGLDVDLFAPCALGGVINDETISQFKCKAIAGSSNNVLKEDSHADVLREKGIVYAPDYVINAAGLINVYYEIKGYNRVNALHDSELIYDRLLDIYKISKEQGISTHAAASHYAEYRIEIIKNIHRTYIKR, from the coding sequence ATGAAAATTTTTGATTATATGGAAAAATTTGGACATGAACAATTGGTATTCTTTCATGATAAAGCTACTAAGCTAAAGGGAATTACGGGTATCCACGATACTACTCTAGGACCTGCCTTAGGTGGAACTAGATTATGGAACTACGCTACTGAGGACGAAGCTACCGAAGATGTCTTGAGACTTAGCAGAGGTATGACATATAAGGCTGCTTGTGCTGGTTTAAATCTTGGTGGAGGAAAAACTGTTCTTATTGGAGATCCTAAGAAAGTTAAATCTGAAGCTTATTTTAGAGGATTAGGAAGATTTGTTCAATCATTAAATGGTCGATATATCACTGCTGAAGATGTTAATACCTCTACTAAAGATATGTTATTCCTATCTATGGAAACTGACCACGTTGTTGGATTACCTGGTAAGAGTGGAAACCCTTCACCTGTTACTGCATGGGGAGTATTCGCAGGATTAAAAGCTACTTTAAAGGAAACTTTCGGTTCTGATTCTGTAGCTGACAAAACTTTTGCTGTACAAGGTGCAGGACAAACTGGTTATTTCTTAATCAAATATTTATTAGGGTATGATTTCTTAACTGATACTTATACTGAAGAAAAAGCTAAAAAAATCTACTTTACTGAAGTAAATGAAGAGCATATTGCTAGAATGAAAGCTGAACATCCTGAAGTTGAATTCGTTGCTCCAGATGATATCTATGGATTAGATGTTGATTTATTCGCTCCTTGTGCACTTGGAGGAGTTATCAATGACGAGACTATCTCTCAATTTAAGTGTAAAGCTATTGCCGGATCTTCAAACAATGTTTTAAAAGAAGACTCACATGCTGACGTTTTAAGAGAGAAAGGTATAGTTTACGCTCCAGATTACGTTATCAACGCTGCTGGATTGATCAACGTTTACTATGAAATCAAAGGATATAACAGAGTTAATGCACTTCATGACTCTGAATTAATTTATGACAGATTATTAGACATCTACAAGATTTCTAAAGAGCAAGGTATCTCTACTCACGCTGCTGCTTCTCACTATGCAGAGTATAGAATAGAGATCATTAAAAATATACATAGAACTTATATAAAAAGATAA
- a CDS encoding Glu/Leu/Phe/Val dehydrogenase: protein MKKFDYMEKFGHEQLVFFHDKATGLKGITGIHDTTLGPALGGTRLWNYATEEEAIEDVLRLSRGMTYKAACAGLNLGGGKTVLIGDPKTVKSEAYFRGLGRFVQSLNGRYITAEDVNTSTKDMLFLSMETDHVVGLPGKSGNPSPVTAWGTFAGLKATLKEAFGSDSVADKTFAVQGAGQTGYFLIKYLLGYDFLTDTYTKEKAKKIYFTEINEEHIARMKAEHPEVEFVAPSDIYGLDVDLFAPCALGGVINDETIPQFKCKAIAGSSNNVLKEDSHADVLREKGIVYAPDYVINAAGLINVYYEIKGYNRVNALNDSELIYDRLLDIYKIANEQNISTHAAASQYAEHRMETMKNINRTYIKR from the coding sequence ATGAAAAAGTTTGACTACATGGAGAAATTTGGACATGAGCAATTGGTGTTCTTTCACGACAAAGCTACTGGATTAAAAGGAATTACTGGAATTCACGATACTACTTTAGGACCTGCCTTAGGTGGAACTAGATTATGGAACTACGCTACTGAAGAAGAAGCTATTGAAGATGTGCTAAGACTTAGTAGAGGTATGACATATAAGGCTGCTTGTGCTGGTTTAAATCTTGGTGGGGGAAAAACTGTTCTTATTGGAGATCCTAAAACAGTTAAATCTGAAGCTTATTTCAGAGGATTAGGAAGATTTGTTCAATCATTAAATGGTAGATATATCACTGCTGAAGATGTTAATACATCTACTAAAGATATGTTATTCTTATCTATGGAAACTGACCATGTTGTTGGATTACCTGGTAAGAGTGGAAACCCTTCACCTGTTACTGCTTGGGGAACATTCGCTGGATTAAAAGCTACTTTAAAAGAAGCTTTTGGATCTGATTCAGTAGCTGACAAGACTTTCGCTGTACAAGGTGCAGGACAAACTGGTTATTTCTTAATCAAATACTTATTAGGATATGATTTCTTAACTGATACTTATACTAAAGAAAAAGCAAAGAAAATATACTTTACAGAAATTAATGAAGAGCATATTGCTAGAATGAAAGCTGAGCATCCTGAAGTTGAATTCGTTGCTCCAAGTGATATCTATGGGTTAGATGTTGACTTATTCGCTCCTTGTGCATTAGGAGGAGTTATCAACGATGAGACTATCCCTCAATTTAAGTGTAAAGCTATTGCCGGATCTTCAAACAACGTTTTAAAAGAAGACTCACATGCTGATGTTTTAAGAGAGAAAGGTATAGTTTATGCTCCAGATTACGTTATCAACGCTGCTGGATTGATCAACGTTTACTATGAAATCAAAGGATATAACAGAGTTAATGCGCTTAATGATTCTGAATTAATCTACGACAGATTATTAGATATCTATAAGATTGCAAATGAGCAAAATATCTCTACTCATGCTGCTGCTTCTCAATATGCTGAGCATAGAATGGAAACTATGAAAAATATAAATAGAACTTATATCAAAAGATAG